A single region of the Desertifilum tharense IPPAS B-1220 genome encodes:
- a CDS encoding mersacidin/lichenicidin family type 2 lantibiotic, producing the protein MFNLDIIRAWKDENYRDSLTEAQRSQLPENPAGLIELTDEDMSSVSGGCCCGSSACSSLVHHMGVEESSTLA; encoded by the coding sequence ATGTTTAACCTCGATATCATCCGAGCTTGGAAGGATGAAAACTACCGCGATAGCTTAACCGAAGCGCAACGATCTCAACTTCCGGAAAATCCCGCAGGTTTGATCGAACTGACAGATGAAGATATGTCATCTGTATCGGGTGGCTGTTGCTGTGGCAGTAGTGCTTGTAGCTCGTTGGTTCATCACATGGGCGTTGAAGAATCTTCTACTCTTGCCTAA